The following are encoded together in the Bradyrhizobium genosp. L genome:
- a CDS encoding DegT/DnrJ/EryC1/StrS family aminotransferase: MPVPYADLQLQYQSIKSEIDEAIAGVIRDNAFIRGSYVDAFEREFAAAAEVSHCVSCANGTDALYLAMRALKVKPGDEVITTAHSWISTAAMITHSGATVVFCDTDETTFTIDPAAIEAAITPRTVGIIPVHLYGQPADMDAIMAIASKHKLWVIEDCAQAHLARYKGRMVGTFGEAATYSFYPGKNLGAMGDAGAVVTNDAALAEQMAMLARHGGLVKHQHQIEGVNSRLDGMQAAILSAKLPHLADWTEARQQAADVYDAGLNQIEDVVVPEVAPGRSHVYHLYTIRHPRREALAAHLAANGVQTAINYPTALPLLPAFARFAHRPEQFPNAHRDQGEILSLPMFAEITRAQQDEVIELVRKF, from the coding sequence ATGCCGGTGCCGTATGCCGATCTGCAGCTGCAATATCAGAGCATCAAAAGCGAGATCGATGAAGCGATCGCCGGCGTGATCCGCGACAACGCCTTCATCCGCGGCAGCTATGTCGACGCCTTCGAGCGGGAGTTCGCCGCGGCCGCAGAGGTCAGCCATTGCGTGTCCTGCGCCAACGGCACCGATGCGCTTTACCTCGCGATGCGGGCGTTGAAGGTGAAGCCCGGCGACGAGGTGATCACGACGGCGCATTCCTGGATATCGACCGCCGCGATGATCACCCATTCCGGCGCCACCGTCGTGTTCTGCGACACAGACGAGACGACGTTCACGATCGATCCGGCGGCGATCGAGGCCGCGATCACGCCGCGCACGGTCGGCATCATCCCGGTGCATCTGTACGGGCAGCCCGCCGACATGGACGCGATCATGGCGATCGCGAGCAAGCACAAGCTCTGGGTGATCGAGGATTGCGCGCAGGCGCATCTGGCGCGCTACAAGGGCCGGATGGTCGGCACGTTCGGTGAGGCCGCGACCTATTCGTTCTATCCCGGCAAGAATCTCGGCGCGATGGGCGACGCCGGCGCCGTCGTCACCAACGACGCCGCGCTCGCCGAGCAGATGGCCATGCTGGCGCGCCATGGCGGCCTGGTGAAGCACCAGCACCAGATCGAGGGCGTCAACAGCCGGCTCGACGGCATGCAGGCCGCGATCCTCTCCGCCAAGCTGCCGCATCTCGCCGACTGGACCGAGGCGCGGCAGCAAGCTGCCGATGTCTACGACGCCGGTCTCAACCAGATCGAGGACGTCGTGGTGCCCGAGGTCGCACCGGGGCGCAGCCACGTCTATCACCTCTACACGATCCGGCATCCGCGCCGTGAGGCGCTGGCGGCGCATCTTGCCGCCAACGGCGTACAGACCGCGATCAACTATCCGACCGCGCTGCCGTTGCTTCCGGCCTTTGCGCGGTTCGCGCACCGTCCGGAGCAGTTCCCGAACGCGCATCGCGACCAGGGCGAGATCCTCTCGCTGCCGATGTTCGCCGAGATCACGCGGGCCCAGCAGGACGAGGTGATCGAGCTGGTCCGGAAGTTCTAG
- a CDS encoding acyltransferase — protein sequence MNRPEVHQSGVRDVTFGAGVKIVEPCNLYGCTIGDDCFVGPFTEIQKGVVIGVRTRVQSHAFVCELVTIGDDCFVGHGVMFVNDTFSTGGPARGRKELWRETVIGNRVSIGSNATIMPVRIADDVVIGAGSVVTKDITTSGTYAGNPARRLLASQ from the coding sequence GTGAACCGGCCCGAGGTGCACCAGTCCGGCGTCCGAGACGTCACTTTCGGTGCGGGCGTCAAGATCGTCGAGCCGTGCAATCTCTACGGCTGCACGATCGGCGACGACTGCTTTGTCGGGCCCTTCACAGAGATCCAGAAGGGCGTCGTGATCGGGGTGCGCACCCGCGTGCAGTCGCATGCCTTCGTCTGCGAGCTGGTCACCATCGGCGACGACTGTTTCGTCGGCCACGGCGTGATGTTCGTCAACGACACCTTCTCCACCGGCGGTCCGGCGCGCGGACGAAAAGAGCTGTGGCGCGAGACCGTGATCGGCAACCGGGTGTCGATCGGCTCCAACGCGACCATCATGCCGGTCAGGATCGCCGACGACGTCGTGATCGGCGCCGGCTCGGTGGTGACCAAGGACATCACGACATCAGGCACGTATGCCGGCAATCCGGCACGCCGGCTGTTGGCGAGCCAATAG
- a CDS encoding Gfo/Idh/MocA family protein yields the protein MIRFGLLGCGRISKRHSDLLGGNHIEGASLVAVCDPNRARADAVAAKFGVAAHYDMDEFLARKDIDAVAVLTPSGLHPVHVIACARAGKHVVVEKPMALRLQDADDMIRACDEAGVKMFIVKQNRFNVPVVKAREALDAGRFGKLILGTVRVRWCRDQAYYDQDDWRGTWAYDGGVLTNQASHHVDMLEWFFGDVVSVHARAATALAKIETEDTAVATLKFKNGALGIIEATTAARPTDLEGSLSILGERGTVEISGFAVNQIRHWRFVDELPSDKDVVEKFSVNPPNVYGFGHQAYYHHVVDCLVNQRAALVDGLEGRRSLELISALYESIETGAEVFLRFTPRLSRLGVVS from the coding sequence ATGATCAGATTTGGCCTGCTCGGTTGCGGGCGCATCTCCAAGCGTCACTCCGACCTTCTGGGCGGCAATCACATCGAGGGCGCGAGCCTGGTTGCGGTCTGCGACCCCAATCGCGCCCGTGCCGATGCGGTCGCTGCCAAGTTCGGCGTCGCGGCCCATTACGACATGGACGAGTTCCTGGCGCGCAAGGACATTGACGCGGTCGCGGTGCTGACGCCGAGCGGGTTGCACCCGGTGCATGTGATCGCCTGCGCCAGGGCCGGCAAGCATGTCGTGGTCGAGAAGCCGATGGCGCTCCGCCTGCAGGATGCCGACGACATGATCCGGGCCTGCGACGAGGCCGGCGTCAAGATGTTCATCGTCAAGCAGAACCGCTTCAACGTGCCGGTGGTCAAGGCGCGCGAGGCGCTCGATGCCGGCCGCTTCGGCAAGCTGATCCTGGGCACGGTGCGGGTGCGCTGGTGCCGCGATCAGGCCTATTACGACCAGGACGATTGGCGCGGCACCTGGGCCTATGACGGCGGCGTGCTGACCAACCAGGCCAGCCATCACGTCGACATGCTGGAATGGTTCTTCGGCGATGTCGTCAGCGTCCATGCCCGCGCCGCCACCGCGCTCGCCAAGATCGAGACCGAGGACACCGCGGTCGCGACGCTGAAATTCAAGAACGGCGCACTCGGCATCATCGAGGCAACCACCGCGGCGCGCCCGACCGATCTCGAAGGATCGCTCTCGATCCTCGGCGAGCGGGGCACGGTCGAGATCTCCGGCTTTGCGGTCAACCAGATCCGGCACTGGCGCTTCGTCGACGAGCTGCCGTCCGACAAGGACGTCGTCGAGAAATTCTCGGTCAATCCGCCCAATGTCTACGGCTTCGGCCATCAGGCCTACTACCATCACGTGGTCGATTGCCTGGTCAACCAGCGCGCCGCGCTGGTCGACGGGCTCGAGGGCCGCAGGAGCCTCGAGCTGATCTCCGCGCTCTATGAATCGATCGAGACCGGCGCCGAGGTTTTTCTGCGCTTCACGCCGCGGCTGAGCCGGCTGGGTGTCGTCTCGTGA
- a CDS encoding aminotransferase class III-fold pyridoxal phosphate-dependent enzyme, which produces MSGTGQTLYRRARKVIPGGTQLLSKRPEMFLPEQWPSYFKSAKGAEVTDLDGKTYLDMSYCGIGATILGFADPDVDQAVKTAIDLGSMSTLNCAEDIELAELLVELHPWADMVRFGRAGGEAMAIAIRIARAATGRDMVAFCGYHGWHDWYLSANLGETTALDGHLLPGLDTKGVPRGLAGLMHPFHFNKLDEIEAIVAAHGDRLAAIVMEPVRSSEPEPAFIKGIRALADRCGAALIFDEVTSGFRINSGGAHLAYGVDPDIAVFAKAIANGFPMAAIVGRASVMDSAQETFVSSTAWTERVGPVAALATLRKHREQNVARHLMRIGTRVQKGWTEAAQANGLPVHVSGISPLGHFAFELPEAQEVRTLFTQMMLDRGIFATGSFYAMWAHTDAHVDRYLEAVNEVFRELRSAVDQKAVKQLLRGPVAHSGFKRLT; this is translated from the coding sequence ATGTCGGGAACAGGACAAACACTTTACCGGCGCGCCCGCAAGGTGATCCCCGGCGGGACACAATTGCTGTCGAAGCGGCCGGAAATGTTCCTGCCCGAGCAGTGGCCGAGCTACTTCAAATCGGCCAAGGGCGCCGAGGTCACCGACCTCGACGGCAAGACCTATCTCGACATGAGCTATTGCGGCATCGGCGCCACCATCCTGGGTTTTGCCGATCCCGACGTCGATCAGGCCGTGAAGACCGCGATCGACCTGGGCTCGATGTCGACCCTGAACTGTGCCGAGGATATCGAGCTCGCCGAGCTCCTGGTCGAGCTGCATCCATGGGCGGACATGGTGCGGTTCGGCCGCGCCGGCGGCGAGGCGATGGCGATCGCGATCCGGATCGCGCGCGCCGCGACCGGCCGCGACATGGTGGCATTCTGCGGCTATCACGGCTGGCACGACTGGTATCTCAGCGCCAATCTCGGCGAGACCACGGCGCTCGACGGCCATCTGCTGCCCGGCCTCGATACCAAGGGCGTGCCGCGCGGCCTCGCCGGCCTGATGCATCCATTCCACTTCAACAAGCTCGACGAGATCGAGGCGATCGTCGCCGCGCATGGCGATCGGCTCGCCGCGATCGTGATGGAGCCGGTGCGCTCGAGCGAGCCGGAGCCCGCCTTCATCAAGGGCATCCGCGCGCTCGCCGACCGCTGCGGCGCCGCGCTGATCTTCGACGAGGTGACGTCGGGCTTCCGGATCAATTCCGGCGGCGCGCATCTCGCCTATGGCGTCGACCCCGATATCGCGGTATTCGCGAAGGCGATCGCCAACGGCTTCCCGATGGCCGCGATCGTCGGCCGCGCATCGGTGATGGACTCCGCGCAGGAGACCTTCGTCAGCTCGACCGCCTGGACCGAGCGCGTCGGTCCGGTGGCAGCGCTCGCCACGCTGCGCAAGCATCGCGAGCAGAATGTCGCCCGGCACCTGATGCGGATCGGCACCCGCGTGCAGAAGGGTTGGACCGAAGCGGCGCAGGCCAACGGCCTCCCCGTGCACGTCTCCGGCATCTCCCCGCTCGGCCACTTTGCGTTTGAGCTACCCGAGGCGCAGGAGGTCCGCACACTGTTCACCCAGATGATGCTCGACCGCGGCATCTTCGCCACCGGCTCGTTCTACGCGATGTGGGCGCATACCGACGCCCATGTCGACCGCTATCTGGAGGCGGTGAACGAGGTGTTCCGCGAGCTGCGCTCCGCAGTCGACCAGAAGGCGGTCAAGCAATTGCTGCGCGGCCCGGTCGCGCATTCCGGCTTCAAGCGGCTGACCTGA
- a CDS encoding serine acetyltransferase produces MQLSLGRNELVLYVQKQFENLFPDGADLGDLPGFIDKALGRVEHCFSRVRLKGFSANGEAWFSHRHSDQYAIFLYYLANTAFREKPGHPIADKAYALNKALHGLDAFYEVELPDVFAVQHPVGTVLGRASYADYFLCYHNCTVGANLDNDYPSFGRGVVMYGGGRVIGKTAVGDNSFVSTGAIIIDGGVLAADSVLHGIYPNARRSPTSRNVMRGIFGITS; encoded by the coding sequence ATGCAGCTCTCGCTTGGCCGTAACGAACTGGTGCTCTACGTGCAGAAGCAGTTCGAGAACCTGTTTCCCGATGGCGCCGATCTCGGCGATTTGCCGGGATTCATCGACAAGGCGCTCGGCCGGGTCGAGCATTGCTTCTCTCGGGTCAGGCTGAAGGGCTTCTCTGCCAATGGCGAGGCGTGGTTCTCGCACCGGCATTCCGACCAGTATGCGATCTTCCTGTATTACCTCGCCAACACGGCGTTTCGCGAGAAGCCGGGCCATCCGATCGCCGACAAGGCCTATGCGCTGAACAAGGCGCTGCACGGGCTCGATGCGTTCTACGAGGTCGAGCTGCCCGACGTGTTCGCGGTCCAGCATCCGGTCGGCACCGTGCTCGGGCGCGCCAGCTATGCGGATTATTTTCTCTGCTATCACAACTGCACGGTCGGGGCGAACCTCGACAACGACTATCCGTCGTTCGGCCGCGGCGTCGTCATGTATGGCGGCGGCCGGGTGATCGGCAAGACCGCGGTCGGCGACAACAGCTTTGTCTCGACCGGCGCGATCATCATCGACGGCGGGGTGCTTGCGGCCGACAGCGTGCTGCACGGGATCTATCCGAATGCGCGCCGTTCGCCGACGTCGCGCAACGTGATGCGCGGCATCTTCGGGATTACGAGCTAG
- a CDS encoding imidazole glycerol phosphate synthase cyclase subunit, with translation MLKKRLIPKFLLRDGRLVKYTRFFENERVAGNPVTTAKVYNDYGVDELIVLDIVPSAASRSRVVEIIERMSEEIFMPFTVGGGVKTLDDVNMLLRAGADKVSVNSEAVRRPGFLREAARTFGDQCMTVSIDYKMTGPGEARVFIDGGREQVALDPVEWARRCEDLHCGEVLLGSIDRDGTMSGYDLDVIHEASRALSVPLIVSGGCGSLQHAIDALEAGASAVAISSMFLFTDHSPIKLRSHLFSRGLDVRASSSSRN, from the coding sequence ATGCTGAAGAAGCGCCTGATTCCGAAATTCCTGCTGCGCGACGGCAGGCTCGTCAAATACACCCGCTTCTTCGAGAACGAGCGCGTCGCCGGCAATCCGGTGACCACGGCCAAGGTCTACAACGATTACGGCGTCGACGAACTCATCGTGCTCGACATCGTGCCGAGCGCGGCCTCGCGCAGCCGCGTCGTCGAGATCATCGAGCGGATGTCGGAAGAGATCTTCATGCCGTTCACGGTCGGCGGCGGAGTCAAGACGCTCGACGACGTCAACATGCTGCTGCGCGCCGGCGCCGACAAGGTCTCGGTCAATTCGGAGGCGGTGCGCCGCCCGGGATTTTTGCGCGAGGCGGCGCGCACTTTCGGCGACCAGTGCATGACGGTCTCGATCGACTACAAGATGACCGGCCCCGGTGAGGCTCGTGTGTTCATCGACGGCGGCCGCGAGCAGGTTGCGCTCGATCCGGTTGAGTGGGCCAGGCGCTGCGAGGATCTGCATTGCGGCGAGGTGCTGCTCGGTTCGATCGACCGCGACGGCACCATGTCGGGCTACGACCTCGACGTGATCCACGAAGCGTCGCGCGCGCTGAGCGTGCCGCTGATCGTGTCCGGCGGCTGCGGCTCGCTGCAGCATGCCATCGACGCGCTCGAGGCCGGCGCGTCGGCGGTCGCGATCTCGTCGATGTTCCTGTTCACCGATCACAGCCCGATCAAGCTGCGCAGCCATCTGTTCTCGCGCGGTCTCGACGTGCGCGCGAGCTCGTCGAGCAGGAACTAG
- the hisH gene encoding imidazole glycerol phosphate synthase subunit HisH — protein MSHVAIVDYGINNVRSVRNAVEYCGFDPVVTHDEGAIAGASHVILPGVGAFGDAMSNIRARGIDAMLERHVREKGKPFLAVCLGMQLLANTSEEHTDDGVRHRGLGWFDADVLRLSPNDPSLKIPHMGWNMVAKQRSHPILANIRENNLAFYFVHSFAMRCNAEADVVGYAQYGQPVTAIIARDNIAATQFHPEKSQDSGIELVGNFLRWNP, from the coding sequence ATGTCACACGTTGCGATCGTCGACTACGGCATCAACAATGTGCGGTCGGTGCGCAACGCCGTCGAGTATTGCGGCTTCGACCCCGTCGTCACCCATGACGAGGGCGCGATCGCCGGCGCCTCGCATGTGATCTTGCCCGGCGTCGGCGCATTCGGCGACGCCATGAGCAACATCCGCGCCCGCGGCATCGACGCGATGCTGGAGCGCCATGTCCGCGAGAAGGGCAAGCCGTTTCTCGCGGTCTGCCTCGGCATGCAACTGCTGGCCAACACCTCCGAGGAGCACACCGATGACGGCGTGCGGCATCGGGGGCTCGGCTGGTTCGACGCCGACGTGCTGCGGCTTTCGCCGAACGATCCGTCGCTGAAGATCCCGCATATGGGCTGGAACATGGTGGCGAAGCAGCGCAGCCACCCGATCCTCGCCAACATCCGCGAGAACAATCTGGCGTTCTATTTCGTCCACAGCTTCGCGATGCGCTGCAACGCCGAAGCCGACGTGGTCGGTTACGCCCAATACGGCCAGCCGGTCACCGCGATCATCGCCCGCGACAACATCGCGGCGACCCAGTTCCATCCGGAGAAAAGCCAGGACAGCGGCATCGAGCTGGTCGGTAATTTCCTGCGCTGGAATCCCTGA
- a CDS encoding N-acetyl sugar amidotransferase has translation MPETAEATSFDDAGSCSVCRQIEVRDTQIDWDDRYKQMQELVSQYRDKGLYDCIVPFSGGKDSVFQLWYVVRKLGLKPLVVRFDHWFYRPLVEENNTSVFKQLGVDVLNFTPNWHVVRELMLESLKRRGDFCWHCHTGIYAHTMQIAIRYETPLLFWGESLAEYQSFYSYDEMEEVDEKRFNRAMNLGITADDMYEFLGGRVAKRDLYPFVYPPRKDLMRIKCRSICLGSYIKWDTRKHVEIIKRELGWKGQEVEGIPPEFDYEKIECFFQGVRDYLKYIKRGMGRTNHLANIDIRNKRMTREQGEALVREFDGKRPPSLDLFLDYLQLTEEQFLGIAIKHEVSPWQFSPNKVEPGRRMPDMDKWNNTHVAWPNHPGVEIGGKG, from the coding sequence TTGCCGGAAACGGCCGAAGCGACATCGTTCGACGACGCCGGCTCGTGCAGCGTCTGCCGCCAGATCGAGGTGCGTGACACCCAGATCGACTGGGATGACCGTTACAAGCAGATGCAGGAACTGGTCAGCCAATACCGCGACAAGGGGCTGTACGACTGCATCGTGCCGTTTTCAGGCGGCAAGGACAGCGTGTTCCAGCTCTGGTACGTGGTGCGCAAGCTCGGCCTCAAGCCGCTGGTGGTGCGCTTCGACCACTGGTTCTACCGGCCGCTGGTCGAAGAGAACAACACCAGCGTGTTCAAGCAGCTCGGCGTCGACGTGCTGAACTTCACGCCGAACTGGCACGTGGTGCGCGAGCTGATGCTGGAATCGCTGAAGCGCCGCGGCGACTTCTGCTGGCACTGCCATACCGGCATCTATGCCCACACCATGCAGATCGCGATCCGTTACGAGACGCCACTGCTGTTTTGGGGCGAGAGCCTGGCCGAATACCAGTCGTTCTACTCCTATGACGAGATGGAGGAGGTCGACGAGAAGCGCTTCAACCGCGCGATGAATCTCGGCATCACCGCCGACGACATGTACGAGTTCCTCGGCGGCCGCGTCGCCAAGCGCGACCTCTACCCGTTCGTCTATCCGCCGCGCAAGGATCTGATGCGGATCAAGTGCCGCTCGATCTGCCTCGGCAGCTACATCAAGTGGGACACCAGGAAGCACGTCGAGATCATCAAGCGCGAGCTCGGCTGGAAGGGCCAGGAGGTCGAGGGCATTCCGCCGGAATTCGACTATGAGAAGATCGAGTGCTTCTTCCAGGGCGTGCGCGACTATCTGAAATACATCAAGCGCGGCATGGGCCGGACCAACCATCTCGCCAATATCGACATCCGCAACAAGCGCATGACCCGCGAGCAGGGCGAGGCGCTGGTGCGCGAGTTCGACGGCAAGCGGCCGCCGAGCCTCGACCTGTTCCTCGACTATCTGCAACTGACCGAGGAGCAGTTCCTCGGCATTGCGATCAAGCACGAGGTCAGCCCCTGGCAATTCTCCCCGAACAAGGTCGAGCCCGGCCGGCGCATGCCCGACATGGACAAGTGGAACAACACCCACGTCGCGTGGCCGAACCATCCGGGCGTCGAGATCGGCGGCAAGGGCTAG
- a CDS encoding SDR family oxidoreductase, which translates to MSTERSLREMMSLGGRVALVTGGAGHIGRAIADGLAELGANIALVDIAESAGADAAATLAERWSVSAEGFACDFEQSAAVHELPRRVRDKFGRIDVIVNCAAFVGTSGLEGWAVPFAQQSDSTWRRALEVNLTAPFILVQAAAEDLAASGHGSVINISSIYGLAGPDWRLYEGTSLGNPAAYAASKGGLLQMTRWLATTMAPRVRVNAVAPGGVFRATPEPFLSRYVARTPLGRMATEDDMKGAVAYLASDLSAYVTGQCIAVDGGWTAW; encoded by the coding sequence ATGAGCACCGAGCGCTCGCTGCGAGAGATGATGTCGCTCGGCGGGCGCGTCGCGCTCGTCACCGGCGGTGCCGGCCATATCGGCCGTGCGATCGCCGACGGGCTTGCCGAGCTCGGCGCTAATATCGCGCTCGTCGACATCGCGGAGTCCGCCGGCGCCGATGCCGCGGCCACGCTGGCCGAGCGCTGGTCGGTCAGCGCCGAGGGTTTCGCGTGCGATTTCGAGCAGTCCGCCGCCGTGCATGAGCTGCCGCGCCGGGTGCGCGACAAATTCGGCCGCATCGATGTCATCGTCAATTGCGCCGCCTTTGTCGGTACCAGCGGGCTCGAAGGCTGGGCGGTGCCGTTCGCGCAGCAGTCGGATTCGACCTGGCGGCGGGCGCTCGAGGTCAATTTGACTGCACCGTTCATCCTGGTTCAGGCGGCGGCCGAGGACCTCGCGGCATCGGGCCATGGCAGCGTAATCAACATCTCCTCGATCTACGGGCTCGCCGGGCCGGACTGGCGGCTCTACGAGGGAACCAGCCTCGGCAATCCGGCGGCCTATGCGGCGAGCAAGGGCGGCCTGTTGCAGATGACGCGGTGGCTTGCCACCACCATGGCGCCGCGGGTCCGGGTCAACGCCGTCGCGCCCGGCGGCGTGTTCCGCGCCACGCCGGAGCCGTTCCTGAGCCGCTACGTGGCCCGCACGCCGCTTGGCCGGATGGCGACCGAGGACGACATGAAGGGCGCCGTCGCTTATCTGGCGAGCGACCTGTCGGCCTATGTCACCGGCCAGTGCATTGCGGTCGACGGAGGCTGGACGGCGTGGTAA
- a CDS encoding nucleotidyltransferase family protein: MNGVFVVSEDTPLIETLRRIDEGNLQLAVVERDGRIVGTVTDGDVRRALLGGVALDASVELVMNRKPITAPAGISNPAALNLMRKYSIHQLPIVDPEGRVIEVKLIDDLALAQQSDHWVVLMAGGLGSRLKPLTDEIPKPLIRVGDKPILETVLGGFVKAGFGKFFISVNYKADMIRDYFGDGSAWGVEINYLQENERLGTAGALSLLPERPKQAFFVMNGDLLTTVNFEQLLKYHHQHQAFSTVCVREHSVTVPFGVIDFDDHRLVGIREKPTQKFFVNAGVYLLDPGMLDHLKPNEAVDMPTLIERTIADGKQSVVFPLREYWIDVGRLDDLQRASDEFQRIFG; this comes from the coding sequence ATGAACGGGGTGTTTGTCGTCAGTGAAGATACGCCTTTGATCGAGACGCTGCGGCGGATCGACGAGGGCAATTTGCAGCTTGCCGTCGTCGAGCGCGACGGCAGGATCGTCGGCACCGTGACCGACGGCGACGTGCGGCGTGCGTTGCTCGGCGGTGTCGCGCTCGATGCGTCGGTCGAGCTTGTGATGAACCGCAAGCCGATCACCGCGCCGGCCGGCATCTCCAATCCCGCGGCGCTGAACCTGATGCGCAAGTATTCGATCCATCAGTTGCCGATCGTCGATCCCGAAGGCCGGGTGATCGAGGTCAAGCTGATCGACGATCTGGCGCTCGCCCAGCAATCCGATCACTGGGTGGTGTTGATGGCCGGTGGGCTCGGCTCGCGGCTCAAGCCCTTGACCGACGAGATTCCGAAGCCGCTGATCCGGGTCGGCGACAAGCCGATCCTGGAGACGGTGCTCGGCGGCTTCGTCAAGGCCGGCTTCGGCAAGTTCTTCATCTCGGTGAACTACAAGGCCGACATGATCCGCGACTATTTCGGCGACGGTTCGGCCTGGGGCGTCGAGATCAACTACCTGCAGGAGAATGAGCGGCTCGGCACCGCCGGCGCGCTGTCACTATTGCCCGAGCGGCCGAAGCAGGCGTTCTTCGTCATGAACGGCGATCTGCTCACCACGGTGAATTTCGAGCAGCTCCTGAAATACCATCACCAGCATCAGGCATTCTCCACGGTCTGCGTGCGCGAGCATTCGGTGACCGTGCCGTTCGGCGTGATCGACTTCGACGATCATCGCCTGGTCGGCATCCGCGAGAAGCCGACCCAGAAGTTCTTCGTCAACGCCGGGGTCTATCTGCTCGATCCCGGCATGCTCGATCATCTCAAGCCCAACGAGGCGGTCGACATGCCGACGCTGATCGAGCGCACCATCGCCGACGGCAAGCAATCGGTGGTGTTCCCGCTGCGGGAATACTGGATCGATGTCGGCCGTCTCGACGATTTGCAGCGCGCCTCCGACGAATTCCAGAGGATCTTTGGATGA
- a CDS encoding acetyltransferase, translating to MSLIVLCAGGHARVVIEALLSRGVRPTAVTDRDAARIGQSIGAVPITGPDEEILKMDVASVELANGLGNRASRSDSGLAGRRALFGRFAELGYRFPVISHASAVIASDAVLSDGAQVMAGAVIQPAARIGRNALVNSRAVVEHDCVVGDHAHIAPGAILCGGASVGEGAHIGAGAVILVGVNVGAGSIVAAGAVVAKNIEAGAFAGGRD from the coding sequence ATGAGCCTGATCGTGCTTTGCGCCGGCGGCCATGCCCGCGTCGTCATCGAGGCCTTGCTGAGCCGCGGCGTCAGGCCCACGGCCGTGACCGACCGCGACGCCGCGCGGATCGGCCAGTCCATCGGCGCCGTTCCGATCACCGGACCTGACGAAGAAATCCTTAAAATGGACGTCGCGTCGGTCGAACTGGCCAACGGCCTCGGCAACCGCGCCTCGCGCTCCGATTCCGGGCTCGCCGGCCGGCGCGCGCTATTTGGCCGTTTTGCCGAGCTGGGCTACAGGTTTCCGGTGATCTCGCACGCCTCCGCCGTGATCGCCTCCGATGCCGTGCTCAGCGACGGCGCGCAGGTGATGGCGGGAGCGGTGATCCAGCCCGCGGCGCGGATCGGCCGCAACGCGCTGGTAAACAGCCGCGCGGTGGTCGAGCATGATTGCGTGGTCGGTGATCACGCGCATATTGCTCCCGGGGCCATCCTGTGTGGCGGCGCGTCGGTTGGCGAGGGCGCGCATATCGGCGCCGGAGCGGTGATCTTGGTTGGCGTCAACGTGGGGGCGGGATCGATCGTCGCCGCCGGCGCCGTGGTTGCAAAGAATATTGAGGCGGGCGCCTTCGCCGGCGGCCGGGATTGA